DNA sequence from the Oryza brachyantha chromosome 5, ObraRS2, whole genome shotgun sequence genome:
acattaaatataagtatGGATTAAAAGAATTCTATAGCGAATCAGTAACTAGCAAAAGTTAGGCCATAAACCATAAGTCCCTGAGACCTGATTTCAACAAGTTCTTTTTTAATCTTGGTCATTCTACAAGCAGTTATAAACCTGGGGACTTGGTCGAAGGAGTGTGTGGCACAAAAGCTGGAGACTATGTGTTGCCTGACATAACGACGTTGCTATTGGTGGGCCCTAGAGATGCTGGCAAGAGCACACTTGTGAACCGAATTACACGGGTCTTTGACAAGGATGATGATCCCAATGCGCCAGATCGAGCACAGGCCTCCTGTAAGTCTTATGATTTCAGGGGTCTCTGGTTCATTTGGATATGTGTAACTACAACTTATTGGTTTTGTTTCCTTTGCTGATTTTCTAGGTAATTCCAAATCAACTGGTACAAGCTTCCTTCGGGAGTACAGAGTTCCTAGGAATTCAAATTCTATATGTATTTATGATACAAGGAGCCTCTCTAACAaccatgaaattaattttaagacaCTGCGACGATGGATGACAAAGGGACTTAGCCATGGAGATATGGTCATGTGGTAAGCGGtttctctttctttgttttatagattattctatttatttatgcattcATTAACATTtggtttggagaaattttctGTAATGGGACTTTGTTTACTATCCCAGCATGGTAGTGATCAAGATATTATGTGCTGATTAAATTGACTGACTCTAGGCTGCTTAGTTCTCCACACTGAAACAGATTCAAGTATATGCTTGTTTCTGGCAACAGATCTGAGGTTGTCAGTGTCTTGACATTCAGGACATGAAGATCTAACAAGTTAAgatttcttttgaatttttatgtgGCATGGCTGCAGTCAAGATTTCTAACTTTTGGCATACTGTTTTATTTTCACCTTGTGCTTCTTCCTTGATCCAAGATTGATTGTATTTGCAAGATCTATTTGAGACTTTGAGCTAATACATTAAGGGATGCATGTGAAGAATTATTTGAAGAGcttcttttatctttatgATTGAAATGTGCATTGGAAGGTGTTCAGtctattttcttcatttttttgatCTCGTCTGGTCTTAAATCTTAGGAAATAATATGCATACATTAAATTCTCAGCATTACACTAGCTGTATTAATTCAGGCTGCTTGAAACAGGGATAATGACAATTACTCTGAGGTTCAGAACATCAAGTCAATGGGAAGACAGTACAGTTTTCTGCGTTGCAAGACCAGAAAGGTCAACTTTGTGATATTTGTTATTAATGGTGCAACTGTCCTTGAGTCAATTGAGAACAGCAACAAAAACTACATTGATATGCTTCACGAAACATTTATGTATCCATTCTTGTCATTTGGAGGTATGAATTGCTACAATGATAATAATAAGTTTATTGGCACATAAATTCCTATAAATGGTTTGCTTTGTGAAACTATGAATTTACCAGCTCAGCATGAATGCATACTACGAATTTATAGCATACACATGCTAGCAGTCATCTTTTGGGCAACTGATGCAGACTTAACTGGCAACTGCCACAACTAGTCATCAACAATAGAGTATTGCCATGCCTTCAGGTTTGCACTCATCGTTTAAGAGCATCACCAACAGATGCTTAGAAATTCATCCCAAAATTCCATTTTGGGATtcctaataaaattttgaggtGTGATAGATTCTTCTCTCCAAGAGATATCCATTAAATTAACCCACAGTAATAAAAAGTGGGCCCACTACAAACTATGGAtagaaacagaaacaaaatatcCCCTCTCTGCACGATCTCCACCATGTGTCTTCTCCCCCCCACTCCCACATAACGACAAAGTGCGCTCCACAGGGGAACTGTTGGAGCCATTTTTTGAGGacacccctccccccccccccccaaaaaaaaaaaagaggaattgGGATCCATTTTGGGCCGCTGTTGACCATGCTGTAAGGGACTCTTTTTAATGTGTCCTTGAAAGTGGAGTACAGAAACAGCATGCTTTTATTATATGCTAACTGTAGAATGCATTGCAAATAAGTTTCATTGCAATTGGTTTTAGTAATggagaacaattttttttgtctccataataaatatttagtcTAAGAAGAGGCATTGAAATTTGGAGATCATATGATGTGTTGATGCACCCAAAGGTGTCAGCTATGAAATTTTGTAATGTAAAAGGTTGATCTTACTCGCTCAAACTGTTTAAGTGGAGCAGTTAATGCACTACACTATTTTTTGCTTACTTTACACTGGAACTATTGGAAACGGCTCACTTTGCTGCCTGATGACATTTCTCTTCTTTGTGTCTCctattattacaaaatataaattttgttgaacCATAGATGACAACATAAACTATGTATGAGattttcaaaactttttataatttttcacatGCAGTTTTAAACCATATTTAATCAGTCTTACATGTttccagaaaataaaaataaatttcaaaagaaGTTGAAACATAAGGTATAATTCTATCTGTCATCCCACAAAATTCCAACTTAAAATGTGACTAGTATGAAGAGACAAAATGGGAAACATCTCTAGGGAGTAAAGCTAGCCATTTAGTTTCGGGCACTTCTGTAATTTGtcaatagttattttttatctgtgTCATGCACAAGTTGTTGGTTTGTGTAATATATATCTCTGAGTAAATTATGTTGGTGGTACAAAAACTTGTCAAGTGGGTGCAATATAGACAAATACACAAACTTGTAAAATGTTTATTATGTTGCATGAATTTGTCTAGTCCATGTGAACCAAGACCAAAACACATACGAATCTTGCTAAGTTAGAGTCTGATTAAGATACCATACACACACATAAGGGCATGCAACATGTCGTATGTGCAACTAAACTTTATATGTACtgcatgtttattttgttctttgaTTATTCTTTATCCATTGCATATTCCAGTTATATTTTATGCACCTTATAATTTCTGTACAATCAACATGACTTATTCTGTGATTAATGAGTATATGTATGGACATATGTGTGACATCGTCATCCATCTTGACATGTGAACCTACATGATATCCTGATCAGTGTACAACTTACTGAAAGTAGTTATGATGTATCCTTTTGGCTTTGGTTTGCACACACCAGGCAAGTTTGCGCACCACAACATCCGATTCACACATTTGTTGACTAAATTACACCCACCTTGTAAGTTCATGCACTGGAAACACAAATTTAGTCTGTATCTTTGGTATAAATCAACATTTTCCATTGGCAACATGTTCTactgacaattttttttcacttatgaATTTATATCtgcaacaaatatatatcaagtgattataacaaatatatatcaagTGATTATACACATGTTATTGCAGATGATAAGCCTGCTGTTGTGGTCACTCATGGAGATAGGCTTTCACTGCAACAGCGCCTGCATGTTCGAAATGAGTTAGTTGAGTTGCTTGGCATTCCTCTTCAGcaaatttttgatatatcAGGTATTGCAGCAATTTCGTTCCTATTGTTTCtaacatttattttaatgaaTATTCTACATCATAACTTCTGCACAGGATGTGATGACTACAAAACTGACTTGTCTGTATTGGATATGTTGCGTTACTGTATCCAACATGCTGAGCAAAACTTCCCTATTAAAACGGATTATCTTTTAGAGGTATGATTTCTTCTCCTATATCTTTTGTAACATTATCTTACATC
Encoded proteins:
- the LOC102705435 gene encoding uncharacterized protein LOC102705435; this encodes MGGGGDLSPSSCPSSPSSSSEYLPHEFTDYVATSLAIEGDSDESFVCDDPVVEAFVHGSRLQDRSLREAKQLIRSYKPGDLVEGVCGTKAGDYVLPDITTLLLVGPRDAGKSTLVNRITRVFDKDDDPNAPDRAQASCNSKSTGTSFLREYRVPRNSNSICIYDTRSLSNNHEINFKTLRRWMTKGLSHGDMVMWDNDNYSEVQNIKSMGRQYSFLRCKTRKVNFVIFVINGATVLESIENSNKNYIDMLHETFMYPFLSFGDDKPAVVVTHGDRLSLQQRLHVRNELVELLGIPLQQIFDISGCDDYKTDLSVLDMLRYCIQHAEQNFPIKTDYLLEMHGRETLWKMAVRLMSFDGVIEASIIFLCTVILLLRVSDKLLQW